The genomic window AGCAGCTCTTAATCTTCGGGCAGCCCCCTTTGTCAACTCTTCTCTAATTTCGTAAGCAAGGGTTTTCTGCTCCATCCAAAACTCCTTAAGTTATACCATCTATATTTAAAATGACTGGGGTAGCAGGATTCGAACCTACGAATGCCGGTACCAAAAACCGGTGCCTTACCACTTGGCCATACCCCATTATATTAAGACTGTAAACAGTCTACTATTCAGTCGACAGCTTCATAAGAATCCTCCCCCTCTCCTTTTTCATAAGCAGAAAGAATTGCTTCCTGAAGCAATGTACGGAAATCTGTATTAATAGGATGGGCAACATCCTTATACTCTCCGCTTTTTGTTCTTCTTGAAGGCATAGCAATGAAAGTACCACTTTCACCTTCAATAATTTTAACGTTGTGAACAACAAACGATTCATCAAAAGTTACTGTTACATAAGCTTTCAACTTACCTTCAGCCGTAACTCTTCGAATTCTGATGTCAGTGATCTGCATGGTAAACTCCCTCCATAGATGCAAAAAGACGTACAGTCTCTATACTACAACACCCAATGGCAGGTTGCAAGTTTTTAACCAGTAGGGAAAGCTTTTTTTTGCTCTCACTCACATCGAGGGCTATTATACTAATATTTGTTTTCATGTCAAATGGTATTCTCATTTTTTTTGCTAAACTTTTATTTGACATTAATATTTTACAAAAACTATACTTCACTTATGAACAAACTAATCAACAAATTGCTTAAACAGTCACTTAATAATTTATTCTCAGAAGCGGGAATTGACCACAAACTGCGGAGTTTTCAACTTTTTACAAAACCTGTATACAACCTTGTTTGTACCATAGGAGTGACTGGAGATCATCACGGCTTTTTATATCTATACCTATCAGTAGAGGATGCGAAAAAATTAGTTATCATGTTTTCTGAAGCTTTTAATGTGCCTGTGGAAAGCGGAGATGGCTTTACTGACTTTCATAAAGGTACTTTGGGCGAAATCATTAATCAGCTTTCGGGACAATGGTGTACCTTATTAAGCAAACACAACATTGATTGCAACATTTCTCCTCCAACCATCATCAAAGGTAGCGATGTAAGTATTAACACAAGTGGGAATAAAGCCTTTAAACCTATTTACATCAAAGGAGATTTTGGTACAGCACGAATTCAGGTTAATCTTAAAAACTAAACCGTATATTTTCTGTTGACAGGACGTTTTCTTCTGAATAGATTGTGATTATCTATATATAGCAAGAGGATAGGAAGTTGG from Spirochaeta cellobiosiphila DSM 17781 includes these protein-coding regions:
- the spoVG gene encoding septation regulator SpoVG, which translates into the protein MQITDIRIRRVTAEGKLKAYVTVTFDESFVVHNVKIIEGESGTFIAMPSRRTKSGEYKDVAHPINTDFRTLLQEAILSAYEKGEGEDSYEAVD
- a CDS encoding chemotaxis protein CheX, with product MNKLINKLLKQSLNNLFSEAGIDHKLRSFQLFTKPVYNLVCTIGVTGDHHGFLYLYLSVEDAKKLVIMFSEAFNVPVESGDGFTDFHKGTLGEIINQLSGQWCTLLSKHNIDCNISPPTIIKGSDVSINTSGNKAFKPIYIKGDFGTARIQVNLKN